A part of Ammoniphilus sp. CFH 90114 genomic DNA contains:
- the sigW gene encoding RNA polymerase sigma factor SigW has product MGSIEEKLIKKIKKGDRDAFAELVELYKDKVYQVSYRMLGNAQEAEDVAQETFLRVYANIGNYDPSFKFSTWIYRIATNLCIDHLRKRKQVYSLDKQVEGTDGLDWHDRLADQSPNPEESLLTGELQGQVQDAIESLTPKYRSIITLRYIEDLSLNEISEVLKLPVSTIKTRIHRGREALRKKLNF; this is encoded by the coding sequence ATGGGCTCGATCGAAGAGAAATTAATAAAGAAAATTAAAAAAGGTGACCGTGACGCGTTCGCAGAGCTTGTGGAACTTTATAAAGATAAGGTTTATCAAGTATCTTATCGAATGCTCGGTAATGCCCAAGAAGCGGAAGATGTAGCTCAGGAGACGTTTTTGCGCGTGTATGCGAACATCGGCAACTATGACCCCAGCTTTAAATTCTCCACTTGGATTTATCGTATCGCGACGAACCTCTGTATCGATCACCTGAGGAAAAGAAAGCAAGTCTACTCCTTAGATAAGCAAGTGGAGGGGACGGATGGATTAGATTGGCATGACCGCTTAGCCGATCAGAGTCCGAATCCGGAAGAATCCTTGCTCACAGGAGAACTACAGGGACAAGTCCAGGATGCTATCGAAAGTTTAACCCCCAAGTATCGGTCTATCATTACTTTAAGATATATTGAGGATTTATCCCTGAATGAAATCAGCGAAGTACTGAAGCTCCCGGTATCAACCATTAAGACTAGAATTCATCGAGGCAGGGAGGCACTTCGGAAAAAGTTAAATTTTTAA